From one Rosa rugosa chromosome 4, drRosRugo1.1, whole genome shotgun sequence genomic stretch:
- the LOC133742787 gene encoding pentatricopeptide repeat-containing protein At1g71490, whose amino-acid sequence MPSSYPHFIPKELFASQIQRFIPKTWKEGIKQLEKPLSILEPSLPVGDSMIDSLLASIKTYAREGRLSEAFKGLSLIKLHASSSTSCDAVLHSISSLLFSCTNHKSFSQGKQLHAHIIRLGLEQHPILVPKLVTFYSSFNSHVDAHIVVENSNILHPLPWNLLISSYVKNELLDEALATYEQMVNKGIRPDFFTYPSVLKACGEKLDIGFGKEVHKSIDASCQEWNLFVHNSLVSMYGKFGLVDVARQLFDIMPQRDIISWNSMISCYASKGMWNEAFELFGKLQMEGTEVSIITWNTIAGGCLRTGNIKGALELLSQMRVGGIKLDSVAFTVGLSASSHIGAIKLGKEMHGSAIRTCCDGYDNVRNALITMYSRCKDLSHAYTLFESIGDRSIVTWNSMISGYSHMDRAEEASFIFREMLCSGIEPNYVTIASVLPLCARVANLQHGKEFHCYITKRVVFDDYLLLWNALVDMYARSGRVIEAKRVFDSMNKKDEVTYTSMIAGYGVQGEGKAALKLFEEMNSLNIQPDHVTMVSILSACSHSGLVIQGQILFERMVSMYGITPDLEHYACMVDLYGRAGLLHNAKDIIKRMPYKPTSAMWATLIGACRIHGNTEIGEWAAEMLLQMRPENSGYYVLIANMYAAAGSWNNLARVRTFMRDLGVRKAPGCAWVDVGDGFSLFLVGDTTNQLRNEIYLLLDGLNELMKDADYIREDFSSDYEVFE is encoded by the coding sequence ATGCCATCATCTTATCCTCATTTCATCCCAAAGGAACTTTTTGCATCCCAAATCCAGAGATTCATACCTAAGACATGGAAAGAAGGTATCAAACAGCTCGAGAAACCATTATCTATTTTAGAGCCGAGTTTACCAGTTGGTGATTCTATGATAGATTCTCTTCTTGCATCCATCAAGACTTATGCACGTGAAGGACGTCTATCAGAAGCATTCAAAGGCCTGTCTCTTATTAAGCTACATGCCTCTTCTAGTACGTCTTGTGATGCAGTCTTACATTCcatctcttctcttcttttctcgtgCACCAACCATAAATCATTCTCACAGGGTAAACAGCTTCACGCACACATTATCAGATTGGGTCTTGAACAACACCCCATTTTGGTCCCCAAGCTTGTCACATTTTATTCGAGCTTTAATTCTCATGTTGATGCTCATATTGTCGTTGAGAATTCCAATATATTGCATCCTCTACCTTGGAATTTGCTCATCTCTTCATATGTTAAAAATGAACTTCTGGACGAGGCTCTCGCTACCTATGAACAAATGGTCAATAAGGGTATTAGACCGGATTTTTTTACTTATCCATCTGTTCTCAAGGCTTGTGGTGAGAAGTTGGATATAGGTTTTGGGAAGGAGGTGCATAAGTCCATTGATGCTAGTTGTCAGGAGTGGAATTTGTTTGTGCATAATTCATTGGTCTCCATGTACGGAAAGTTTGGGCTTGTGGATGTTGCTCGTCAGTTGTTTGACATAATGCCCCAAAGGGATATAATTTCTTGGAATTCAATGATCTCGTGTTATGCCTCCAAAGGTATGTGGAATGAAGCATTTGAACTGTTTGGAAAATTGCAGATGGAGGGTACTGAAGTAAGTATTATAACTTGGAATACCATAGCTGGAGGTTGCTTGAGAACAGGAAATATAAAGGGTGCTCTGGAGTTGCTTTCTCAAATGAGAGTTGGTGGTATTAAACTGGACTCGGTGGCATTTACTGTTGGGCTCAGTGCTTCTTCCCACATTGGAGCTATTAAGTTAGGGAAGGAGATGCATGGTTCTGCAATTCGTACTTGTTGTGATGGGTATGACAATGTCAGAAATGCATTAATTACAATGTATTCCAGGTGCAAAGATCTAAGTCATGCCTATACTTTGTTTGAATCGATAGGAGATAGGAGTATAGTCACTTGGAACTCCATGATTTCTGGTTATTCCCACATGGATCGAGCGGAGGAAGCTTCATTCATATTTAGGGAGATGTTGTGTTCTGGAATTGAACCCAATTACGTTACAATTGCCAGCGTCCTGCCGCTTTGTGCTCGGGTAGCAAATCTTCAACATGGGAAGGAATTTCACTGCTACATTACAAAACGTGTTGTGTTCGATGATTATTTATTGCTGTGGAATGCTCTTGTGGACATGTATGCCAGATCAGGCAGGGTTATAGAAGCTAAAAGAGTATTTGATTCAATGAATAAGAAGGATGAGGTAACTTATACTTCCATGATTGCAGGATATGGAGTACAGGGTGAGGGAAAAGCTGCATTGAAGTTATTTGAAGAGATGAATAGTTTAAACATCCAACCAGATCATGTAACCATGGTTTCCATTTTATCAGCATGTAGCCATTCAGGACTTGTAATCCAAGGCCAAATTCTATTCGAAAGGATGGTGAGTATGTATGGTATAACTCCCGATTTGGAGCACTATGCTTGCATGGTTGATCTCTATGGGAGGGCTGGTCTATTACATAATGCAAAAGATATTATCAAAAGGATGCCTTACAAGCCAACTTCTGCCATGTGGGCCACTCTGATTGGAGCTTGCAGGATCCATGGAAATACAGAGATAGGGGAATGGGCAGCTGAGATGCTATTACAAATGAGACCTGAGAATTCTGGGTACTATGTGTTAATTGCTAACATGTATGCTGCTGCTGGTAGTTGGAACAACCTAGCTAGAGTGAGGACTTTCATGAGGGACTTGGGTGTAAGGAAGGCTCCTGGCTGCGCTTGGGTTGACGTGGGTGATGGATTCTCCCTCTTTTTGGTGGGGGACACCACAAATCAGCTGAGAAATGAAATTTACCTTTTGTTGGATGGATTAAATGAGCTAATGAAAGATGCTGATTATATTAGAGAGGATTTTAGTTCAGATTATGAAGTTTTTGAGTAG